The sequence AGTATTATCCAAAAGGTTAAAGATAGCTACTTTGATGATTTAACTATTAGACTCGAAGAATTAAAGAAGATGCTGAGAGAAGTAATGCCTGTAGAAGGCTATGTAGATCATGAAATATTCGAAGAGGATGGAGTCACGACCTTTGTCTTTAAGGACTATTACAATGAAGATAAGTGGGATGCTGCAGATTTACTATGTAAGTTGACTATCAATTCAGAAGGAATCATTCAAGCTGTTGAACATGACATTCCTCCGTACATTAATAATATAAACAAAAGAATAATGCTATTCCTTTCAGGTTTGGTGGGGAAGGAGATAAATTATAAAATGAAAGATGACCATATGGTCGATCCCCTTGAACCGGTGGTTGATTATTTGTATGACTAACGGAATATTCATTGACGCATCTCTTTGCCAGGAGAGCATAGTTTGCTATACGGTAGTACGTAAATAGGGCAGTCATTCCGGCTTGGAAATGACTGCCCTATATTTTGTCTTTTACTAGACTTGAAGAGGCATGTGATATATAATAAGGAAGGTTTCTTCGAAAAATAATTATATATAATATCCCTTACTAATACTATATCATAAAGACCACAGGAATGTCAAACGGTTTTTCTCAAAATTCTTTTGTTTAGGAGCGTGATCCAATGGACAGTTACCAAGAAAATCATCAAGAGGAGATTGAGTATCTTAAGAAGACATTAGCCTTTATCGAAGAAGAAGTGAAAAAGGAAGAGAAAAATTTAGAAGAGAAAAAGAGTGATTTAATAGCTGCCAAAAAGGATATGTATGAAAACACTGTTCATATTGCGAGCGATTTTGAGAGTCTTGTCGATATTAACCTGCATCTTATGCAAGTCAATAATCATATATCGGGTTACGACACACGGCGCATCAAGAACCTCAAGAAAATGATAAACTCACCTTACTTTGGCCGCTTTGACTTTATAGAAAAGGGTTTTAATGAAAAAGAAAAGATATACATTGGACTTTACAATTTAATGGATAAAAACACGGGTGAAGTCTACGTTTATGACTGGCGCGCACCTATTTCAAGTGTATTTTATAGATATGAATTAGGTGAAGTAATGTATGACACTCCGGCAGGGGTTAGTCGGGGAGATGTGTCTTTGAAAAGGCAATATCAAATTCGAGACTCACAGCTTAAATACTTTTTCGATTGTAGTGTTAGGATTACCGACGAAATACTACAGGAAGTACTAAGTCATAATACTTCCGCCAAAATGAAAAATATTATCGAAACGATTCAAAAGGAACAAGACGTAATTATTAGGGATAGGGATCATGAGCTCTTAATTGTGCAAGGTGTAGCGGGTAGTGGAAAAACATCAATTGCTCTGCATAGGATTGCCTTCCTTCTTTATGAGGGGCTTAATACCAATCTGCAGTCTAAGGATGTGATCATAATATCTCCTAACTCAGTTTTTAGTCATTATATTTCCAGTGTCCTTCCTGAGCTTGGAGAAGAAAACGTAAGGCAAAGCATCTTTGACGATTTAGTTTTAGAGGTTTTGCAGGGCAGGTTTGGTAAGGAAACAAGGGAGATGCAGCTTGAAGCCTTGATACATTCCCGCGTGAAGATTGGGGATGAAGGTCGGAAGAAAAGCATCGATTTTAAGGGTTCGAGGGTATTTAAGAAAATTCTTGATAGACTTTTATGGCACTACGCCCATCGGCTTATTGAATTTGAGGACGTCTATTATAACGGAACAATTCTTGCGACCAGGCAGCAGCTAAAGAACCGTTTCCTACACAATGAAATTGGTATTCCCATGGCAAAACAGCTCAATAAAATCGAGACGATCCTTTTGCAAAAGGTTCACCCCTTACAGAAAAAGAGACTCAAACGTTTAGAAAAGATTGTGGAAAAAAGTGAAGGGCATGAGTTTGAAATAAAGTCCTTTAGCCGCTTATTAGCTATTAAACAAGCCGTGGCTTTTCGGGACCGTATTCAAAAATTCACGAAGGTTGATTACGGTGACTTGTATACGCAGTTATTCAAGAACCGTGGGCTTTTGCATAAATTGGCCCAAGGACTAACACTTCCGGAGAATATTAACGAAATCATTTCAACAACTCTTCAGAATCTAGAAGAGGGGCAAGTGCACTATGAAGATTACGCTCCGCTTCTTTACCTGAAACTGAAAGTTGAAGGGAATAATGTGGTTTCTGGTATTAAACATGTGGTCATTGATGAAGCCCAAGACTATACTCCTCTGCAATACGAGGTTTTTAAGATCTTGTACGATAATGCAACCTACACTGTTTTAGGAGACATACGTCAAGCGATCGAAAAACCAATAGACTATTCACTATATGACGATGTTTCCGAGATACTCAATAAAGGTAAGACGATTAAGCTGTCTTTAAATAAAGGCTATAGGTCAACTTGTGAAATTAACGCCTTCACACAGAAGCTGCTTGGTGAAGGAAACCAACACGATTATTGTTCTATTGAACGATATGGTGAGGAACCTAAGGTTATTCAGCGAGAAACATTAGAGGGAATTGATCAGTCCATCATAGCAGACATAGGGAATTATACCCAGCAAGGGTATGAATCAGTCGCCATCATATGTAAAACTCAAAAAGAGGCAGAAAAGGTGTTTAGTCGCTTGAAAAAATCTGTGCAACTAACCCTTATTAAACCTCAAGAAGGGGAAGTTATAAAAGGTGCTCTAGTCATTCCAACTTATATGGCAAAGGGATTAGAATTTGATGTTGTGATTATCTACGATGTTAATAAGGAGAACTATGTAAGTGATTTTGATAGACAATTACTGTACATTGGCTGTACACGAGCACTTCATCGACTGGTAATTTATCACAAAGGGGATAAAAGTCCCTTGATTTAACAATGAAACCTGAGAAGGCAAATCGCAAAGTGGCCATACGTCAAGCTGGTATGACGGTATTCTCTATATTGAAAGGCTAGAAAACTAAGAAAATAACTGAAAAGAAACGAAGAAAAAAATAGACCATCTGATTGGATTTTGAGAATCCGATTAGATGGCCTATTTTATTTGAAGCATTTTCACTGCGCCTATGGGGGGTTAAGATTATGAAAAATCCTTTAAAAATAGATATTCTTTCGGGTCAAAGGCAAAGTATTATTAACCCCCTTCGTAAACAAGAATTGATGGAGATCAAGATTGCCAGAATGGAAAGACGCGGCACTGGAGTTAAGATAGAGACGCCACATCCGAATAAAAGTTTCATCCTTGATTTTCATGATTAACGGAAGGGAATTCTCGAAATTTTGGATCCAGTGCTCAAGGGTTTTAGTGTAGTGCTCACGAAGGCTTTCAACGTCTATGAGGTAGAAGTTGTTAGCGGCCATTAGTGCAACCAATTCTTGTATTGTAGGAATATATCCGCCAGGGAAAATGTATTTCTTAATCCAACTGTTCGTCGGAGATTCTTTATATGCTGTGAT comes from Desulfosporosinus meridiei DSM 13257 and encodes:
- a CDS encoding HelD family protein: MDSYQENHQEEIEYLKKTLAFIEEEVKKEEKNLEEKKSDLIAAKKDMYENTVHIASDFESLVDINLHLMQVNNHISGYDTRRIKNLKKMINSPYFGRFDFIEKGFNEKEKIYIGLYNLMDKNTGEVYVYDWRAPISSVFYRYELGEVMYDTPAGVSRGDVSLKRQYQIRDSQLKYFFDCSVRITDEILQEVLSHNTSAKMKNIIETIQKEQDVIIRDRDHELLIVQGVAGSGKTSIALHRIAFLLYEGLNTNLQSKDVIIISPNSVFSHYISSVLPELGEENVRQSIFDDLVLEVLQGRFGKETREMQLEALIHSRVKIGDEGRKKSIDFKGSRVFKKILDRLLWHYAHRLIEFEDVYYNGTILATRQQLKNRFLHNEIGIPMAKQLNKIETILLQKVHPLQKKRLKRLEKIVEKSEGHEFEIKSFSRLLAIKQAVAFRDRIQKFTKVDYGDLYTQLFKNRGLLHKLAQGLTLPENINEIISTTLQNLEEGQVHYEDYAPLLYLKLKVEGNNVVSGIKHVVIDEAQDYTPLQYEVFKILYDNATYTVLGDIRQAIEKPIDYSLYDDVSEILNKGKTIKLSLNKGYRSTCEINAFTQKLLGEGNQHDYCSIERYGEEPKVIQRETLEGIDQSIIADIGNYTQQGYESVAIICKTQKEAEKVFSRLKKSVQLTLIKPQEGEVIKGALVIPTYMAKGLEFDVVIIYDVNKENYVSDFDRQLLYIGCTRALHRLVIYHKGDKSPLI